Sequence from the Deltaproteobacteria bacterium genome:
CCTGCCCGCCGGATTGGCAGGCGGGTTTGAGGCCCGAAATAGATAAACGCGAGTAGCATCAAACGGGCCGAAAGGGCCCCAAGTAAAATGATCATCCTGGGAATCGATCCTGGAAGCCGTATCACCGGATTTGGCCTGGTTGAAAAACAAAAAAACAACGAAGTCAGACACATCGAAAACGGCGCCATTTATTGCGCCGAGGCCCCCTCTTTTGAAGGGCGCCTGGTGCTCATCTTCGAAAAGATCCAGTCGCTCATCAAAGACTTCCGCCCCGCCGCCGTGGCGGTGGAAAATATTTTCTATTCCAAAAATGTCAAAAGCACTCTAAAATTGGGGCACGCCCGCGGGGTGGCGCTGGTCTCCGCCTCTCTTCTCCGGACTCCCGTTTTCGAATACACCCCGTTGCAGGTAAAACAGGCGATTGTCGGCTATGGCGGGGCCTCGAAAGAGCAGGTGCAAAAAATGATCAGGGTTCTGTTGAACCTT
This genomic interval carries:
- the ruvC gene encoding crossover junction endodeoxyribonuclease RuvC, with amino-acid sequence MIILGIDPGSRITGFGLVEKQKNNEVRHIENGAIYCAEAPSFEGRLVLIFEKIQSLIKDFRPAAVAVENIFYSKNVKSTLKLGHARGVALVSASLLRTPVFEYTPLQVKQAIVGYGGASKEQVQKMIRVLLNLPQMAEENASDALAVAICHANTMQIKG